From one Acidibrevibacterium fodinaquatile genomic stretch:
- a CDS encoding molybdate ABC transporter substrate-binding protein, with product MIKLQPKTWRAKRQSLRWATLAALALLAAPHPAPAAEATLYPPWQNGANDDVTQRGFEFTVPEVDDLADFHGDPMTAKLVLYVGGNYFFAMAPLVAAFEAAHPEFKGHIYYETIPPGMLVKQIEAGGTVTSGNMTWTVPADAYFAGFKKVQALIKDGHLVGPAVPYVTNQLAIMVPKGNPGHVTGLADLGRADIRLVMPNPAFEGIARQIKAALEKAGGKALADRVYGAKVADGTTLLTHIHHRETPLWLMEGKAVAGVTWQSEAMFQEHAGHPITTIAIPPAQNVTAIYAGAEVKGAPHPDAARAWLAFIRSPAALAIFARYGFKPYQP from the coding sequence ATGATCAAACTGCAACCGAAAACGTGGCGTGCGAAACGGCAGAGCCTGCGCTGGGCCACCCTCGCCGCGCTTGCCCTCCTTGCCGCCCCGCATCCCGCGCCGGCGGCGGAGGCGACGCTTTATCCGCCCTGGCAGAACGGCGCCAATGACGATGTGACCCAGCGGGGGTTTGAGTTCACCGTGCCGGAAGTGGACGATCTCGCCGATTTCCACGGCGATCCGATGACCGCCAAGCTCGTGCTCTATGTCGGCGGCAATTATTTCTTCGCGATGGCGCCGCTGGTCGCCGCCTTCGAGGCCGCGCATCCCGAGTTCAAGGGCCATATCTATTACGAGACGATCCCGCCGGGCATGCTGGTCAAGCAAATCGAAGCCGGCGGCACCGTCACCTCCGGCAATATGACGTGGACGGTGCCGGCGGACGCCTATTTCGCTGGCTTCAAGAAGGTGCAAGCGCTGATCAAGGACGGCCATCTCGTCGGCCCGGCGGTGCCCTATGTCACCAACCAGCTCGCGATCATGGTGCCGAAGGGCAATCCCGGCCATGTCACCGGGCTTGCCGATCTCGGCCGCGCCGATATCCGCCTCGTCATGCCCAACCCGGCATTCGAGGGCATCGCCCGGCAGATCAAAGCGGCGCTGGAAAAGGCCGGCGGCAAGGCGCTGGCCGACCGCGTCTATGGCGCCAAGGTCGCGGATGGGACGACGTTGCTCACCCATATCCACCATCGCGAGACGCCGCTCTGGCTGATGGAGGGCAAGGCGGTGGCCGGCGTCACCTGGCAGTCGGAAGCGATGTTCCAGGAGCATGCCGGACACCCGATCACCACCATCGCCATTCCGCCGGCGCAAAACGTCACCGCGATCTATGCTGGCGCCGAGGTCAAGGGCGCGCCGCACCCGGACGCCGCCCGCGCCTGGCTCGCCTTCATCCGCTCGCCCGCGGCGCTCGCGATTTTCGCGCGCTATGGCTTCAAGCCGTATCAGCCGTGA
- a CDS encoding CobW family GTP-binding protein produces MTEASQQVPVTVLTGYLGAGKTTLLNRILSENHGKRYAVVVNEFGELGVDNDLVVDTDEEVFEMNNGCICCTVRGDLIRILGGLMKRRDKFDGILIETTGLADPAPVAQTFFVDEGVREKTRLDAIVTVVDAKNLLARLADSPEASEQIAFADVIVLNKMDLVSEPEAAALEARIREINRFARIHRATRAGVAIADLLDQGAFDLTRVLDHAPNFLEDDSHSHNEDVASMSFEAERPIDPEKFNAWIGALLAAQGQDILRTKGILHYPGESRRFAFQAVHMMAEGDFIGPWPKGAKPASKLVFIGRNLNRPQLRRGFLACQVDAAP; encoded by the coding sequence ATGACGGAGGCTTCCCAACAAGTGCCGGTGACGGTGCTCACCGGCTATCTCGGCGCCGGCAAGACGACGCTGCTCAACCGCATTTTGAGTGAAAACCATGGCAAGCGCTACGCGGTGGTGGTGAACGAGTTCGGCGAACTCGGCGTTGACAATGATCTCGTCGTTGATACCGACGAGGAAGTGTTCGAGATGAACAATGGCTGCATCTGCTGCACCGTGCGCGGCGATCTCATTCGCATCCTCGGCGGGCTGATGAAGCGGCGCGACAAATTCGACGGCATTTTGATCGAGACCACCGGGCTTGCCGATCCTGCGCCGGTCGCGCAGACATTTTTCGTCGATGAGGGGGTGCGCGAAAAAACCCGGCTGGACGCCATCGTCACCGTCGTCGACGCGAAGAATCTCCTGGCGCGGCTCGCCGACAGCCCCGAGGCGAGCGAGCAGATCGCGTTCGCCGATGTCATCGTCCTCAACAAGATGGATCTGGTTTCGGAGCCGGAAGCGGCGGCGCTGGAGGCGCGGATCCGCGAGATCAACCGTTTTGCGCGCATCCACCGCGCAACCCGCGCCGGCGTCGCCATCGCCGATCTTCTCGACCAGGGCGCTTTCGACCTCACCCGCGTGCTCGACCATGCCCCGAATTTCCTCGAGGACGACAGCCACAGCCATAACGAAGACGTGGCCAGCATGAGTTTCGAGGCCGAGCGGCCGATCGACCCGGAAAAATTCAACGCCTGGATCGGCGCCCTTCTCGCCGCCCAAGGCCAGGATATCCTCCGCACCAAGGGGATCCTGCACTATCCGGGCGAGAGCCGCCGCTTCGCCTTCCAAGCCGTCCACATGATGGCGGAGGGGGATTTCATCGGCCCGTGGCCGAAGGGCGCCAAGCCCGCCTCGAAATTGGTCTTCATCGGCCGCAACCTCAACCGCCCGCAGCTTCGCCGCGGCTTCCTCGCCTGTCAGGTCGATGCCGCGCCATGA
- a CDS encoding pirin family protein, translating into MIDLRPFAGLGRFRNEWLNARHHFSFGEYHDPQRMGFGPLRVWNDDEIAPQRGFDPHPHREMEIITYVRDGAITHRDSLGNEGRTEAGDVQVMHAGTGIVHAEYNLEAVPTRLFQIWVMPNQRGVAPGWGTRQFPREGGGLQVLASGRAAHDGLGALPLYADAAVLAGRLAAGESVSCRLPQGGGAYIVAASGTITVNGERLGPRDGAAIAGESEITLASDDGAEIVLVELGQ; encoded by the coding sequence ATGATCGATCTTCGCCCGTTTGCCGGCCTCGGCCGGTTTCGCAATGAGTGGCTGAATGCCCGTCATCATTTCAGCTTCGGCGAGTATCACGACCCGCAGCGGATGGGGTTCGGCCCGCTCAGGGTGTGGAATGACGACGAGATCGCGCCGCAGCGTGGCTTCGACCCGCACCCGCATCGCGAAATGGAAATCATTACCTATGTCCGCGATGGCGCGATCACCCATCGCGACAGTCTCGGCAACGAGGGGCGCACCGAGGCCGGCGATGTTCAGGTGATGCATGCCGGCACCGGCATCGTTCATGCCGAATATAATCTCGAAGCGGTGCCGACGCGGCTTTTCCAGATCTGGGTTATGCCCAATCAGCGCGGCGTTGCGCCCGGCTGGGGGACGCGGCAATTCCCGCGCGAGGGCGGCGGTTTGCAGGTGCTGGCGAGCGGCCGGGCGGCGCATGACGGGCTCGGGGCCTTGCCGCTCTATGCCGACGCCGCGGTGCTCGCCGGCAGGCTCGCGGCCGGCGAGAGCGTAAGCTGCCGCCTGCCGCAAGGCGGCGGCGCCTATATCGTTGCGGCCAGCGGCACGATCACGGTCAATGGCGAGCGGCTCGGCCCGCGCGATGGCGCCGCGATCGCGGGCGAGAGCGAGATCACCCTGGCGTCTGACGACGGGGCGGAAATCGTGCTCGTCGAACTCGGCCAGTAA
- a CDS encoding WD40 repeat domain-containing protein — protein sequence MSGLRQADRLLEERGIGEDFGAFVTAAAWTRDGLVSACALGDGTLALADRGGFRRVAAHDGAALALCADGGPAGFLSGGDDGRFLAVSATGEITEIARFGMKWVEHVASHVSGHRAAAIGKKLYLFDQAGQTQKQLDHPSSITGLAFDAKGKRIAAAHYNGVSLWFVASKSDNPRRLEWKGSHTALAWSPDNDVVVTAMQENALHGWRLSSGEHMRMSGYPAKTQSLSFSRSGKFLATSGAETVVLWPFSGGGPMGKPPLELAGGDGVLCTRVACHPVHDTVAAGFADGLVVLADIASERILPVAAPGRGAISALAWSADGANLVFGTETGFVARVDFSKR from the coding sequence ATGAGTGGCCTGCGGCAGGCCGACCGGCTCCTCGAAGAGCGCGGGATCGGCGAGGATTTCGGCGCCTTCGTCACCGCCGCCGCCTGGACGCGAGACGGCTTGGTGAGTGCTTGCGCGCTCGGTGACGGCACGCTCGCGCTCGCTGATAGGGGCGGCTTTCGGCGGGTTGCGGCCCATGATGGCGCGGCGCTTGCGCTCTGCGCCGATGGCGGGCCGGCGGGATTTCTCTCCGGCGGCGATGACGGGCGCTTTCTCGCGGTCTCGGCCACGGGCGAGATCACCGAGATCGCCCGGTTCGGGATGAAATGGGTCGAGCACGTCGCAAGCCATGTCAGCGGCCATCGCGCCGCCGCGATCGGCAAAAAGCTCTATCTCTTCGATCAAGCGGGGCAGACACAAAAACAGCTCGACCATCCGTCCTCGATCACTGGGCTCGCGTTTGACGCCAAGGGCAAACGTATCGCCGCGGCGCATTACAACGGCGTCAGCCTTTGGTTCGTTGCCTCGAAATCAGACAATCCGCGCCGGCTGGAATGGAAGGGAAGCCACACCGCGCTCGCCTGGTCGCCAGATAATGATGTGGTGGTGACGGCGATGCAGGAAAACGCGCTGCATGGCTGGCGGCTCTCGAGTGGCGAACATATGCGCATGAGCGGCTATCCGGCGAAGACGCAATCGCTTTCCTTTAGCCGCAGCGGCAAATTTCTCGCGACCAGCGGCGCCGAGACGGTGGTGCTGTGGCCGTTTTCCGGCGGCGGGCCGATGGGAAAACCACCGCTCGAACTCGCCGGCGGCGATGGCGTGCTCTGCACGCGCGTTGCGTGCCACCCCGTCCACGACACGGTTGCCGCCGGGTTCGCCGATGGTCTGGTCGTGCTCGCCGATATCGCCTCCGAGCGCATCCTGCCGGTCGCCGCTCCCGGGCGCGGTGCGATTTCGGCACTCGCCTGGAGTGCCGATGGCGCCAATCTCGTCTTCGGCACGGAAACCGGCTTTGTCGCCCGTGTCGATTTTTCGAAGCGCTAG
- a CDS encoding TQO small subunit DoxD: MSTTTLKPGHPALATALADSGWQIAGLALLPVRVIQGFIYWGGGSRRFIYAPSKLDAWGGHSWMAHKFHTAMPGALLGLDKVIGFLLQHFVLLYASVILFSAAELIVGLFLILGLYTRASALISMGFSVVLMLMFGWQGATCIDEWTMAAANLAMGGTLLLAGGGAYALDNLRLGRNPALADRPWFRWSAGSLPLPLDEQRFRTLALVVLAFVAAFDISTYSYYRGSVITPFHGGPVSPTKHHVTLTNGALAADGSVRFHAYLDAGTPEAPSHIVDAALLAAGSGEVIAHWDTKTLTSLPKTAIVNDFAYQQFKPGPFGIVAGVGAMATITLPPAPGAAPLTAPGYVLRLTSANNHVFTLALPAAH, encoded by the coding sequence ATGTCCACGACCACGCTCAAACCCGGCCATCCCGCGCTCGCGACAGCGCTTGCCGATAGCGGCTGGCAGATCGCCGGGCTCGCGCTGCTCCCGGTCCGCGTCATCCAGGGATTTATTTACTGGGGCGGCGGCTCGCGGCGCTTCATCTATGCCCCCTCCAAGCTCGACGCCTGGGGCGGGCATTCTTGGATGGCGCACAAATTCCACACCGCCATGCCGGGGGCGCTGCTCGGCCTCGACAAGGTGATCGGCTTTCTGCTCCAGCATTTCGTCCTGCTCTATGCCTCGGTCATTCTGTTTTCGGCGGCCGAGCTGATCGTTGGCCTGTTTCTCATCCTCGGGCTCTACACACGGGCGAGCGCTTTGATTTCGATGGGGTTTTCGGTAGTGCTGATGCTGATGTTCGGCTGGCAAGGCGCGACCTGCATCGATGAATGGACGATGGCCGCCGCCAACCTCGCCATGGGCGGCACGCTACTCCTTGCCGGGGGTGGCGCTTACGCGCTCGACAATCTCCGCCTCGGCCGCAACCCGGCGCTCGCCGACCGCCCGTGGTTCCGCTGGAGCGCCGGCAGCCTGCCGCTGCCGCTCGATGAGCAGCGCTTTCGCACGCTCGCCCTCGTCGTACTCGCCTTCGTCGCCGCCTTCGATATCAGCACGTATAGTTATTATCGCGGCTCGGTGATCACGCCGTTTCATGGCGGCCCGGTGAGCCCGACCAAGCACCATGTCACGCTGACCAATGGTGCGCTCGCAGCGGATGGCAGTGTGCGGTTTCATGCCTATCTCGACGCTGGCACGCCGGAGGCGCCATCGCATATCGTCGATGCCGCGCTGCTTGCCGCGGGCTCCGGCGAGGTGATCGCCCACTGGGACACCAAAACCCTGACGTCATTGCCGAAAACCGCAATCGTCAATGATTTCGCGTATCAGCAATTCAAGCCCGGACCGTTCGGCATCGTCGCCGGCGTCGGCGCGATGGCGACGATCACGCTGCCGCCGGCGCCGGGTGCGGCGCCGCTCACCGCGCCCGGCTATGTGTTGCGCCTGACCAGCGCCAACAACCACGTCTTCACCCTGGCGCTTCCCGCCGCGCATTGA